The Candidatus Hydrogenedentota bacterium genome contains the following window.
GTCACGTCGACGAACTGATCCGTCAGCCGTAGCGGTCCGGCGAAGTTCACGATGCGGTTGTTGTCGGTGCGCCCGGCGAGCTCGAACGCGCGCCTCTTCGAAGGGCCTTCCACCAGCACGCGCTGGACCGTCCCCACCATTGCGCGGCTGACGGCCTGCGCCTGGTGCTCGAGCTGCGCCAGTTCGGGGGCCGCCTCGGCGGCGGCCAGCAGGGGCGGCAGGTCGGGCAGTGTCTGCAGGGCCTGGCCGACCAGCTGGCCATCGACCGGCGCATCGCCGATCACCCGGCGCAGGCGGATCTCGGTCTGCCGGTGCGCCGAGCGGGCCGCCGCCAGCGACAACTCGGCCTGCTGCACGCCCTTGCGGGCCTGCAGCAGTTCGCTGGCGCGACCGCGGTCGACCGCCAC
Protein-coding sequences here:
- a CDS encoding TRAM domain-containing protein — protein: MVGTVQRVLVEGPSKRRAFELAGRTDNNRIVNFAGPLRLTDQFVDVT